One genomic window of Bradyrhizobium sp. CCGE-LA001 includes the following:
- a CDS encoding sigma-54-dependent transcriptional regulator, producing the protein MAASILIADDDAVARRLVENMVQKCGYETVVVDSGDAAIAALTAPDAPAIDGVILDLVMPGLDGMGVLAKIREAGLSIPVIVQTAHGGIDNVISAMRAGAADFVVKPVGLERLQVSLRNALNASALKGELQRIRHSREGRLTFSDIITRSEAMAGVMRAAQKAANSSIPVLIEGESGVGKEMFARAIHGSGERKAKPFVAVNCGAIPDNLVESILFGHEKGAFTGATERHMGKFVEAHGGTLFLDEVSELPLTAQVKLLRALQEGAVEAVGGRKPVKVDVRIVSATNRKLLERVKQGHFREDLFYRLHVLPLTIPSLRARREDIPHLLRHFLARFAAEENRPITGISGEAVAHLAQLDWPGNIRQLENAVYRAVVMSDGDQLGLGDFPLLAAQPHAETEIPTAPLMIEPIAAPSVVSGNEIPIAPLAAGGSLSMLTANGDVRPLEEMENEIIRFAISHYRGQMSEVARRLRIGRSTLYRKLDEAGVPGHGGKSGEETH; encoded by the coding sequence ATGGCTGCCAGTATTTTGATCGCCGACGACGATGCTGTAGCCCGCCGTCTGGTCGAAAACATGGTGCAGAAATGCGGCTATGAGACGGTCGTCGTCGACTCCGGCGACGCCGCGATCGCCGCCCTCACCGCGCCCGACGCCCCCGCGATCGACGGCGTCATCCTCGATCTTGTCATGCCCGGCCTCGACGGCATGGGCGTGCTGGCGAAAATTCGAGAGGCCGGCCTCAGCATCCCCGTGATCGTGCAGACCGCGCATGGCGGCATCGACAACGTGATCTCGGCGATGCGCGCCGGCGCGGCCGATTTCGTCGTCAAGCCGGTGGGCCTGGAGCGACTTCAGGTCTCACTGCGCAACGCGCTCAACGCCTCCGCGCTGAAGGGCGAATTGCAGCGCATCCGTCACAGCCGCGAGGGCCGGCTCACCTTCTCCGACATCATCACCCGCTCCGAGGCGATGGCGGGTGTGATGCGCGCAGCGCAGAAGGCGGCGAACTCTTCGATTCCCGTGCTGATCGAGGGCGAGTCCGGCGTCGGCAAGGAGATGTTTGCGCGGGCCATTCATGGCAGCGGCGAGCGCAAGGCAAAACCCTTTGTCGCGGTCAATTGCGGTGCGATCCCCGACAATCTCGTCGAGTCCATCCTGTTCGGGCACGAGAAGGGCGCCTTCACCGGCGCCACCGAGCGGCACATGGGCAAGTTCGTCGAGGCCCATGGCGGCACGCTGTTTCTGGACGAGGTCAGCGAGCTGCCGCTGACCGCACAGGTCAAGCTTCTGCGCGCGCTCCAGGAAGGCGCGGTCGAGGCGGTCGGCGGCCGCAAGCCCGTCAAGGTCGACGTGCGTATCGTCTCCGCGACCAACCGCAAGCTCCTGGAGCGGGTCAAGCAGGGGCACTTTCGCGAAGACCTGTTCTATCGCCTGCACGTGCTGCCGCTGACGATCCCGTCGCTGCGCGCCCGGCGCGAGGACATCCCGCATCTACTGCGGCATTTCCTGGCGCGCTTCGCCGCCGAGGAGAACCGCCCAATCACCGGCATCAGCGGCGAGGCGGTGGCGCATCTCGCCCAGCTCGACTGGCCCGGCAACATCCGCCAGCTCGAAAACGCCGTCTACCGCGCGGTGGTGATGAGCGACGGCGACCAGCTTGGTCTTGGCGATTTCCCGCTGCTGGCCGCGCAGCCGCATGCTGAAACCGAGATTCCGACGGCGCCATTGATGATCGAACCGATTGCGGCACCTTCGGTGGTCTCGGGTAACGAAATACCGATCGCCCCCCTCGCCGCGGGGGGGAGTCTCTCGATGCTGACGGCGAACGGCGATGTTCGTCCGCTGGAGGAGATGGAGAACGAGATCATCCGTTTCGCGATCTCGCATTATCGCGGGCAGATGTCCGAAGTCGCCCGGCGCCTCAGAATCGGCCGCTCCACGCTCTACCGCAAACTCGACGAAGCCGGGGTTCCCGGCCATGGCGGGAAAAGCGGCGAGGAGACGCACTGA
- a CDS encoding L,D-transpeptidase family protein translates to MRDCLNHRAGFDRVLMTVAATFLTVSASSALAQDQGRSSAAELAIEAAIPRPEPANVPPPTASDIKLDTTATLQDASKEPAKAEAAPAPAKIEPKPSDVATTPATEAPKSETAKTEPAKSEPAKAEPAKADTATAPAAPAAPAAEPVKAASNVPAADQPVADKLKDIIGAKTSRHFDRKNERAAIEKFYGARDFAPVWTQGGSLTPAAKGVIARLKDAASDGLNPADYPVPDFAAATTPDALADAELKLTASMFDYARQAQSGRMHWSQASGDILYPEHPVDPNEVLAKVTTATDASAALDSYNPPHKLYKELKAKLAELRGQGSGPAIEISDGPALKYTPAGKKQAEIIVEDPRVPQLRAKLGITENANDTRYDAAVAEAVRKFQSGAEMKATGILDDKTVKALNTPKRDKQIDVVLVNMERWRWLPRDLGAPAIGDAYVILNIPDFTLKVMQRGQQVWTTRVVTGKPGKHATPLLTETMKYITVNPTWNVPPSIVYNEYLPALQQDPTVLQRMGLRLEQNRDGSVHISQPPGEANALGRIRFNFPNKFLVYQHDTPDKHLFAKEERAFSHGCMRVQNPDQYASVLLNIVMPNEKYTPERIRSMYGKSEIDLKFPTPIPVNITYQTAFVDDAGKLQFRKDIYGRDAVMINILKNSRGKDIENVVAHSQPSYSRPATTLPSGVAVANNGGGFGSSGPNFFERLFGAGPPTPPPAPVGRRPPQQRVFTR, encoded by the coding sequence ATGCGTGACTGTTTGAACCACCGTGCAGGCTTTGACCGTGTCTTGATGACGGTCGCGGCAACCTTCCTCACGGTGTCTGCCAGCTCAGCCCTGGCGCAGGATCAGGGGCGCAGCAGCGCCGCCGAGCTCGCGATCGAAGCCGCGATCCCGCGTCCCGAGCCGGCCAACGTCCCGCCCCCGACCGCATCGGATATCAAACTGGATACCACTGCGACGCTTCAGGACGCAAGCAAGGAACCCGCGAAGGCCGAAGCCGCACCGGCACCGGCCAAGATCGAGCCGAAGCCTTCCGACGTTGCGACCACGCCCGCCACCGAGGCGCCGAAGAGCGAGACGGCAAAAACCGAGCCTGCGAAATCTGAGCCCGCCAAGGCCGAGCCCGCCAAGGCCGATACCGCGACCGCCCCCGCGGCGCCTGCTGCTCCCGCCGCCGAGCCGGTGAAGGCCGCTAGCAACGTTCCCGCTGCCGACCAGCCGGTCGCCGACAAGCTCAAGGACATCATCGGCGCCAAGACCTCGCGCCATTTCGACCGCAAGAACGAGCGGGCCGCGATCGAGAAGTTCTACGGCGCGCGCGACTTCGCGCCGGTCTGGACCCAAGGCGGCAGCCTGACGCCGGCGGCCAAGGGCGTGATTGCGCGGCTGAAGGATGCGGCCTCCGACGGCCTCAATCCGGCCGATTATCCGGTGCCCGATTTCGCCGCCGCCACCACGCCCGATGCGCTCGCCGATGCCGAGCTCAAGCTCACCGCCAGCATGTTCGACTATGCGCGCCAGGCCCAGAGCGGCCGCATGCACTGGTCGCAGGCCAGCGGCGACATCCTCTATCCCGAGCATCCTGTCGATCCGAACGAGGTGCTCGCCAAGGTCACGACCGCAACGGATGCGTCCGCTGCGCTCGACAGCTACAACCCGCCCCACAAGCTCTACAAGGAGCTGAAGGCCAAGCTCGCCGAGCTCCGCGGTCAGGGCAGCGGCCCGGCCATCGAGATTTCCGACGGTCCGGCGCTGAAATACACCCCGGCCGGCAAGAAGCAGGCCGAGATCATCGTGGAAGATCCGCGCGTGCCGCAGCTGCGCGCCAAGCTCGGCATCACCGAGAACGCGAACGACACCCGCTACGATGCGGCTGTCGCCGAAGCCGTGCGCAAATTCCAGAGCGGCGCCGAGATGAAGGCGACCGGCATCCTCGACGACAAGACCGTCAAGGCGCTCAATACGCCGAAGCGCGACAAGCAGATCGACGTGGTGCTGGTCAACATGGAGCGCTGGCGCTGGCTGCCGCGCGACCTCGGCGCACCGGCGATCGGCGATGCCTATGTCATCCTCAACATTCCGGATTTCACCTTGAAGGTGATGCAGCGTGGGCAGCAGGTCTGGACCACACGCGTCGTCACTGGCAAGCCGGGCAAGCATGCCACCCCGCTCCTCACCGAGACGATGAAGTACATCACGGTCAACCCGACCTGGAACGTGCCGCCCTCGATCGTCTACAACGAGTATTTGCCGGCGCTGCAGCAGGATCCGACCGTGCTCCAGCGCATGGGCCTGAGGCTCGAGCAAAACCGCGATGGCTCGGTGCACATCTCGCAGCCGCCTGGCGAAGCCAACGCGCTCGGCCGCATCCGCTTCAACTTCCCGAACAAGTTCCTGGTCTATCAGCACGACACGCCGGACAAGCACTTGTTCGCCAAGGAAGAGCGCGCGTTCAGCCATGGCTGCATGCGTGTGCAGAATCCGGATCAGTACGCCTCGGTGCTGCTCAACATCGTCATGCCCAACGAGAAGTACACGCCGGAACGCATCCGCAGCATGTACGGCAAGAGCGAGATCGACCTGAAATTCCCGACGCCGATCCCGGTCAACATCACCTATCAGACCGCGTTTGTGGATGACGCCGGCAAGCTGCAATTCCGCAAGGACATCTATGGTCGCGACGCGGTCATGATCAACATCCTGAAGAACAGCCGCGGCAAGGACATCGAGAACGTGGTCGCGCATTCGCAGCCGAGCTATTCCCGCCCGGCGACGACACTGCCGTCAGGTGTGGCGGTGGCCAACAATGGCGGCGGTTTCGGCTCGTCCGGCCCGAATTTCTTCGAGCGGCTGTTCGGGGCGGGGCCGCCGACCCCGCCGCCGGCGCCCGTCGGCCGCCGGCCGCCGCAGCAGCGGGTGTTCACCCGCTAA